Proteins from a genomic interval of Tenacibaculum sp. SZ-18:
- a CDS encoding anthranilate synthase component I family protein, with translation MSLRTEQTFFLENIEIFKRQLLAWGQQYETVLFLDSNNYEQNYSSYDAVIAVDEFTSIKTDYFEAFEKLKEYQSYTKDYLFGYLSYDLKNDTENLSSNNFDGLNFPDLYFFQPQKIVFIKGKEVVLSYLKMVDDEIEEDLEQIMNGEFDTEDSNNSEGLKVKLRIHKDEYGRKVRKVIDHIKRGDIYEANFCQEFYVENAQINPTETYRHLNRISKPPFATFFKNDELHLLSASPERYIRKEGCKIISQPIKGTAKRFVDSVEDEKAVFDLVRDEKERSENVMIVDLVRNDLSRTAKKGTVKVEELCKVYSFKQVHQLISTVVSEIEEDTHPVDVIRDTFPMGSMTGAPKISAMKIIEELEETKRGLYSGSIGYFAPNGDFDFNVVIRSILYNEEKKYISYSVGGAITAKSSPDKEYEECLLKAKAMKYVLTNS, from the coding sequence ATGTCTTTAAGAACAGAACAAACTTTTTTTCTTGAAAATATTGAGATCTTCAAAAGGCAATTATTGGCATGGGGACAACAATATGAAACTGTATTATTTCTAGATAGTAATAACTATGAGCAAAATTATTCAAGTTATGACGCGGTTATAGCTGTTGATGAATTTACTTCTATTAAAACAGATTATTTCGAAGCTTTTGAAAAGCTAAAGGAATATCAATCTTACACAAAAGACTACCTCTTCGGTTATCTTTCCTATGATTTAAAAAACGATACAGAAAATTTATCCTCAAATAATTTTGATGGATTAAACTTTCCTGACTTATATTTTTTTCAACCACAAAAGATAGTTTTTATTAAAGGAAAGGAAGTGGTGTTGTCTTATTTAAAAATGGTTGATGATGAAATAGAAGAAGACTTAGAACAAATTATGAATGGTGAATTTGATACTGAAGACTCAAATAATTCAGAAGGTTTAAAAGTAAAACTTAGAATTCATAAAGATGAATATGGAAGAAAGGTTCGTAAGGTAATTGATCATATTAAAAGAGGTGATATTTATGAAGCGAATTTCTGTCAAGAATTTTATGTGGAAAACGCACAAATAAATCCAACAGAAACGTACAGGCATTTGAATAGAATTTCAAAACCCCCATTCGCTACATTCTTTAAGAATGATGAACTACATTTATTATCGGCATCACCCGAAAGATATATTAGGAAAGAAGGTTGTAAAATTATTTCACAACCGATTAAGGGAACAGCGAAACGTTTTGTGGATTCTGTTGAGGATGAAAAAGCAGTTTTTGATTTAGTACGTGATGAAAAAGAACGTTCGGAGAATGTTATGATTGTAGATTTGGTTAGAAATGACCTATCAAGAACGGCTAAAAAAGGAACTGTTAAAGTAGAGGAGTTGTGCAAGGTATATTCATTTAAACAAGTTCATCAATTAATTTCTACTGTGGTTTCTGAAATTGAAGAAGATACTCATCCAGTAGATGTTATTCGAGATACATTTCCAATGGGAAGTATGACAGGTGCTCCTAAAATTTCTGCGATGAAAATTATTGAAGAATTAGAGGAAACCAAAAGAGGCTTGTATTCTGGAAGTATAGGTTATTTTGCTCCTAATGGAGATTTTGATTTTAATGTTGTTATCAGAAGTATCCTATATAACGAGGAAAAAAAGTATATTTCTTATTCCGTAGGGGGAGCAATTACAGCCAAGTCTTCGCCAGACAAAGAATACGAAGAATGCTTATTAAAAGCAAAAGCAATGAAATATGTACTAACTAACTCTTAA
- a CDS encoding alpha/beta hydrolase, whose product MTHQTLNFEFHKTNFFGQYWRIEEVKSVVLILHGLGEHSGRFAEVAENLVKNGYGVVAFDHFGHGKTTGKRGHNPGYEYVLDSIGQFIQKTKELFENKDVFLYGHSMGGNAVLNYMLSRDSQVKGVIATSAFLKLAFQPPGWKLFFGKLIQKIAPSVTLDNEVNSSYISRDPEEVKKYENDSLVHNRVSPNFSLSFIERGAWAIENANLLHKPVLLLHGTDDKLISCEGSKEFAANNSGNVTLKLYEGGYHELHNDFCKQEIIGDVISWLNANN is encoded by the coding sequence ATGACTCATCAAACTCTTAATTTCGAATTTCATAAAACAAATTTCTTTGGTCAATATTGGAGAATAGAAGAAGTCAAGTCAGTAGTCTTAATTTTACATGGTTTAGGAGAACATTCAGGAAGGTTCGCCGAAGTTGCGGAAAACCTTGTTAAAAATGGTTATGGAGTAGTTGCTTTCGATCATTTCGGTCATGGTAAAACTACAGGTAAAAGAGGCCACAATCCAGGTTATGAATATGTTTTAGATAGCATTGGCCAATTTATTCAAAAAACGAAGGAATTATTTGAGAATAAGGATGTTTTCTTATACGGTCATTCTATGGGAGGAAACGCAGTGCTTAATTATATGTTATCAAGAGATAGTCAAGTTAAAGGAGTAATTGCAACAAGTGCATTTTTGAAATTAGCGTTTCAACCACCAGGTTGGAAATTATTTTTTGGTAAGTTGATTCAAAAGATAGCACCTTCTGTAACTTTAGATAACGAGGTAAACTCCTCATATATCTCTAGAGACCCAGAAGAAGTAAAAAAATATGAAAACGATTCGTTGGTACATAATCGAGTTAGCCCGAACTTTTCCTTGTCATTTATCGAAAGAGGCGCGTGGGCTATCGAAAATGCAAATCTTTTACATAAACCTGTTTTACTTTTACATGGTACCGATGATAAATTGATAAGTTGCGAGGGTTCAAAAGAATTTGCAGCCAATAATTCAGGTAACGTTACATTGAAATTATACGAAGGAGGATATCATGAATTGCACAACGATTTTTGTAAACAGGAAATAATTGGAGATGTTATTTCATGGTTAAATGCAAATAATTAA
- the tilS gene encoding tRNA lysidine(34) synthetase TilS: protein MLLKRFKEHLSLKFSCVKNKSVLVAASGGVDSVALIHLLHSLGVNIVLAHCNFQLRGEASDLDESLVRKIGKELNVKTYVKRFNTNEIAKHKKLSIQIAARNLRYNWFFEICENHNIDFIATAHHADDNLETFLINLSRGSGLDGLLGIPENNGKIIRPLLPFSKEAIIEYAKNANFIWREDESNEKTKYTRNKIRHQVIPVLKSINPSLLKNFTETINHLSGSRNIIDEKVVEISTEIIRKEDNLVKIEIDKMLKLSDPKAFLYEILKGYNFTEWNNIYNLLQAQSGKIIRSKSHILLKDRGFLLLRELELKPEEKSIYYIEENTTEIVNPIKITFKNTDKKWTVSKNYVLVNKNLVTFPIILRKWEEGDFFYPTGMIGKKKVSKFFKDEKLSKFRKEQTWLLCNATNEIIWIVGMRLDRRFSIDSFTSDILQISI from the coding sequence GTGTTACTAAAACGATTCAAAGAACATCTTTCACTTAAATTTTCTTGTGTAAAAAATAAAAGTGTTTTAGTCGCAGCCTCAGGAGGTGTAGATAGTGTTGCCTTAATTCATTTACTTCATTCATTGGGAGTGAACATTGTTTTAGCACATTGTAATTTTCAATTAAGAGGTGAGGCGAGTGATTTAGATGAGTCATTGGTTAGGAAGATAGGTAAAGAGTTGAATGTAAAAACTTATGTGAAAAGATTTAATACAAATGAAATAGCTAAACATAAAAAGTTATCAATTCAAATCGCAGCTAGAAATCTTCGATATAATTGGTTTTTTGAAATATGTGAAAATCATAATATTGATTTTATTGCAACTGCTCATCATGCAGATGATAACCTTGAAACCTTCTTAATAAATCTATCAAGAGGTTCAGGTTTAGACGGTTTGTTGGGAATTCCTGAGAACAATGGAAAAATTATTAGACCGTTGCTACCGTTTTCAAAAGAAGCAATAATTGAGTATGCAAAAAACGCGAATTTCATATGGAGAGAAGATGAGTCCAATGAAAAAACGAAGTATACCAGAAATAAAATTAGACATCAAGTTATTCCTGTATTAAAGTCAATAAACCCAAGTCTTTTAAAGAATTTTACAGAAACAATTAACCATTTGAGTGGAAGCCGAAATATTATTGATGAGAAAGTCGTTGAAATTTCCACAGAGATTATCAGAAAAGAAGATAATTTAGTGAAAATAGAGATCGATAAAATGTTAAAATTGTCGGATCCAAAAGCTTTCCTCTACGAAATACTAAAAGGTTATAACTTTACAGAATGGAATAATATTTATAATCTTTTACAAGCTCAATCAGGAAAAATAATACGTTCAAAATCGCATATCCTACTTAAGGATAGAGGCTTTTTGCTGTTAAGAGAGCTTGAACTAAAACCGGAAGAAAAATCAATATATTATATCGAGGAAAACACAACGGAAATTGTTAATCCGATAAAAATAACTTTTAAAAATACAGATAAAAAATGGACAGTGTCCAAAAATTATGTTTTAGTTAACAAAAATTTAGTAACTTTCCCCATAATTTTAAGAAAATGGGAGGAGGGAGACTTCTTCTATCCAACTGGGATGATTGGCAAAAAAAAAGTTAGCAAGTTTTTTAAAGATGAAAAACTTTCTAAGTTTAGAAAGGAGCAAACTTGGTTACTTTGCAATGCTACAAATGAAATCATTTGGATAGTAGGAATGAGACTTGATAGAAGGTTTTCTATCGACTCCTTCACATCCGATATTTTACAAATTAGTATTTAA
- a CDS encoding protein-disulfide reductase DsbD family protein → MKRVITLLLFIFGFAFTAYAQDEPVEVETSVKKISDTEYDLIFNVYIEDDWHLYSQYNPKDASLPMSIKPSEGETGFTVVGKAQESETTTEYSEIWGMDETFFVEEATLIQRIKLDDPTITQVSLNIEAQVCKEFCLPYDDDFSFSLNGGEIVESVATVTKKDEQITNSLMLDLKNKSLLESSTDNEENKGNLLNIFVLGFLGGLIAFLTPCVFPLIPLTVSFFNKQSGKKSKGITNSLIYGFFIAAIYVGLSLPFHFAESLDPEILNTISTNMWLNIFFFIVLIFFAGSFFGFYTITLPSSWSSKTDNASGIGGIFGIFFMAITLAIVSFSCTGPILGSLLAGSLTSDGDPMQLTAGMGGFGVALALPFAFFALFPNLLKSLPKSGFWMKAVTVLLGFIELALAFKFLSNADLVGNWDILKREVFIGIWIFITVLAALFLFGVIKFPGGPKVKRISGLRIILGLAVLGFAVYLAPGVTKKPMWSQSLLSGFAPPQFYSIYDLDNNKCPLALNCFKDFDKGMAYAKEVGKPVLVDFTGWACVNCRKMEENVWSESRIYNTLKDDYVLISLYVDDNENVLPTDEQFDFVKPSGKIKKIRTYGEKWATLQTVNFKNASQPYYVQLSPELEVLNTPQQYTDKLTYYNWLKEGVKRYKK, encoded by the coding sequence ATGAAAAGAGTTATTACCTTACTTTTATTTATTTTTGGATTCGCTTTTACAGCCTATGCGCAAGATGAACCTGTAGAAGTAGAGACTTCAGTTAAGAAAATCTCAGACACTGAGTATGATTTAATTTTTAATGTGTACATAGAAGATGATTGGCACTTGTATTCTCAGTACAATCCAAAAGACGCATCTTTACCAATGAGTATTAAACCTTCGGAGGGAGAAACTGGTTTTACAGTTGTTGGAAAGGCTCAAGAAAGTGAGACAACTACAGAATACAGCGAAATATGGGGAATGGATGAAACTTTCTTTGTAGAAGAAGCTACATTAATTCAACGTATCAAATTAGATGATCCTACCATAACTCAGGTTTCCTTAAATATCGAAGCACAAGTGTGTAAAGAGTTTTGTTTACCTTACGATGATGATTTTTCTTTTTCTTTAAATGGAGGAGAAATAGTCGAGTCTGTGGCGACAGTTACAAAAAAAGATGAGCAGATTACAAATTCTTTAATGTTAGATTTAAAAAATAAATCATTACTTGAGTCTTCAACCGATAATGAAGAAAATAAAGGTAATCTGTTAAATATTTTCGTTCTTGGTTTTTTAGGTGGTTTAATTGCATTTTTAACTCCTTGTGTATTCCCATTAATTCCATTGACAGTTTCATTTTTTAATAAGCAGTCAGGAAAAAAATCAAAGGGAATTACAAATTCATTAATCTATGGGTTTTTCATCGCTGCCATTTACGTAGGATTAAGTTTACCATTCCATTTTGCGGAAAGTTTAGATCCTGAAATATTGAATACTATTTCGACCAACATGTGGTTAAATATTTTCTTCTTTATCGTATTAATTTTCTTTGCTGGTTCTTTTTTTGGTTTCTATACAATAACACTACCAAGTTCTTGGAGTAGCAAAACAGATAATGCATCAGGTATTGGAGGTATATTTGGAATTTTCTTTATGGCAATTACATTAGCAATCGTATCATTCTCATGTACTGGGCCAATTTTAGGTTCATTATTAGCAGGTTCTTTAACCTCAGATGGTGATCCAATGCAGTTAACTGCTGGTATGGGAGGCTTTGGAGTTGCGTTAGCTTTACCTTTTGCTTTCTTTGCATTATTCCCAAATTTATTAAAATCCTTACCAAAATCAGGTTTCTGGATGAAAGCTGTTACAGTATTATTAGGATTTATCGAGTTAGCATTGGCTTTTAAATTTTTGTCAAATGCAGATTTAGTTGGAAATTGGGATATCCTTAAAAGAGAAGTATTTATTGGAATTTGGATTTTCATTACAGTTTTAGCTGCACTATTCTTATTTGGTGTAATCAAATTCCCTGGTGGACCAAAAGTTAAGAGAATTTCAGGTTTAAGAATTATTTTAGGTCTAGCGGTATTAGGATTTGCAGTTTATTTGGCACCTGGTGTTACTAAAAAGCCAATGTGGAGTCAATCTTTATTAAGTGGTTTTGCTCCACCTCAGTTCTACAGCATTTATGATTTAGATAATAACAAGTGTCCTTTAGCTCTAAATTGTTTTAAAGACTTTGATAAAGGAATGGCATACGCTAAAGAAGTTGGAAAGCCTGTATTAGTTGACTTCACTGGATGGGCTTGTGTAAACTGTAGAAAGATGGAAGAAAATGTTTGGAGTGAGAGTAGAATATATAATACGTTAAAAGATGATTATGTGTTAATTTCTTTATATGTAGATGATAATGAAAATGTACTACCTACAGATGAGCAATTTGATTTTGTGAAACCAAGTGGTAAAATAAAAAAGATTAGAACCTACGGTGAAAAGTGGGCAACATTACAAACTGTTAATTTTAAGAACGCTTCACAACCATATTATGTTCAATTAAGTCCAGAGTTAGAAGTTTTAAATACACCACAACAGTATACAGACAAATTAACTTATTACAACTGGTTAAAAGAAGGCGTTAAACGTTATAAGAAATAA
- a CDS encoding DNA/RNA non-specific endonuclease — protein MNKKRIIAALILSAVLVYNYYIDQKTDTTSKRNEENQVKKKKGYYTFDFLPSSTTKQIIKHNHFSLSYSEKHEQAEWVAYSLHKNDIVYTNFKRPFFIEDPKVRTKSADWRNYKHSGYDRGHLCPAADRKSSKEAFEETFYTSNISPQKHEFNSGIWNKLEQKVRYWAEKYNHLYVFTGGVLTDSNLKSIGKEKVTIPKFFYKVLLDYTDPEIKAIAFLLPHKESNKPLSNFVISIDELEQKTGIDFFKELPDNIEDKLESSTNYKNWWFR, from the coding sequence GTGAATAAAAAAAGAATCATAGCTGCGCTTATATTAAGCGCAGTTTTAGTTTACAATTATTATATAGATCAAAAAACAGATACAACCTCTAAAAGAAACGAAGAAAATCAAGTTAAAAAAAAGAAAGGTTATTATACTTTCGACTTTCTTCCTAGCTCTACTACTAAACAAATCATTAAACATAATCATTTCTCCTTATCGTATAGTGAAAAACACGAACAGGCTGAGTGGGTTGCATATTCTTTACATAAAAATGACATAGTTTACACTAATTTTAAACGTCCATTTTTTATCGAAGATCCAAAAGTTAGGACTAAATCAGCGGATTGGAGAAATTACAAACATTCCGGCTATGATCGAGGGCATCTTTGTCCAGCTGCTGACAGAAAATCATCAAAAGAGGCTTTTGAAGAAACTTTTTACACATCAAATATTTCTCCTCAAAAACATGAATTCAATTCTGGAATTTGGAATAAATTAGAACAAAAAGTAAGGTATTGGGCAGAGAAATATAATCACCTGTATGTTTTTACTGGTGGAGTTTTGACTGATAGTAATTTAAAATCAATCGGTAAAGAAAAGGTAACTATACCTAAGTTCTTCTATAAAGTTTTATTAGATTATACTGACCCAGAAATTAAAGCTATAGCATTTCTTTTGCCCCATAAAGAGAGTAATAAACCTCTATCTAATTTTGTTATTTCTATTGATGAATTAGAACAAAAAACTGGAATTGATTTCTTTAAAGAACTTCCAGATAATATTGAGGACAAACTTGAATCATCAACAAATTATAAAAATTGGTGGTTTAGATAA
- a CDS encoding acyl-CoA thioesterase, with protein MNFTVQFTTRWADFDANIHMRHTAYNDYAAEARLRFFNKFGITIHDFTKEKVGPILFEENTKFLKEIHLGEDISVNLKITGLSAKGERWKIQHEVFNSKGKLSAIINVYGAWLDLTKRKLTIPPRKFQQIFNDAERTENFKEIPLKSE; from the coding sequence ATGAATTTCACAGTACAATTTACCACCAGGTGGGCTGATTTTGATGCTAATATACATATGCGTCATACAGCTTATAATGATTATGCGGCAGAAGCACGTTTACGTTTTTTTAATAAATTCGGAATTACTATTCATGACTTTACAAAAGAAAAAGTTGGCCCAATTTTATTTGAAGAAAATACAAAGTTTTTAAAAGAAATACATTTAGGAGAGGATATATCAGTGAATTTAAAAATTACTGGATTATCAGCTAAAGGAGAACGTTGGAAAATTCAACATGAAGTATTTAATAGTAAAGGAAAATTATCGGCTATTATTAATGTTTATGGAGCTTGGTTGGATTTAACAAAACGTAAATTAACCATTCCTCCAAGAAAGTTCCAGCAAATTTTCAACGATGCTGAACGTACGGAAAACTTTAAAGAAATACCTTTGAAAAGTGAATAA
- a CDS encoding ABC transporter permease: MKSSNSLWNLTLRKFKKNKTGVFSFFYIILCGLVALFCYALAPDNSNSANQMHIEIHSKDPGFSTKMLTLPNEQSKESNTWISILFNGKKTSSNEIPILSYEVSEELLSIKKYDGTTKDFKLEIFQYSPENFISEKTFLLGTDKFGRDLISRILIGTRISFSIGFIAVLISLLIGIPIGGIAGYFGGRVDAFIMWLINITWSIPTLLLVIAITLTLGKGFWQVFIAVGLTMWVEVARIVRGQVITTKQQQYIEAAKALGYSHSRIIFKHILPNILAPIIVISAANFAAAILIESGLSFLGIGAQPPTPSWGAIIKNHYNYIILGKPFLALAPGFAIMSLVMAFMLLGNSLRDALDVKA, from the coding sequence ATGAAATCATCTAATTCACTTTGGAATTTAACACTACGAAAGTTCAAGAAAAATAAAACTGGAGTTTTTAGTTTCTTTTATATTATTTTATGTGGATTAGTTGCATTGTTTTGTTATGCGCTTGCTCCTGACAATTCAAATTCAGCAAATCAGATGCATATTGAAATCCATTCTAAAGATCCAGGCTTTTCTACTAAAATGTTAACATTACCTAACGAGCAGAGTAAAGAATCTAATACTTGGATTTCAATTTTATTCAATGGAAAAAAAACATCTTCTAATGAAATTCCAATTCTATCTTATGAAGTTTCTGAAGAACTATTATCAATAAAAAAATATGACGGAACGACCAAAGATTTCAAACTAGAAATTTTTCAATACAGTCCAGAAAACTTTATCTCTGAGAAAACGTTTTTACTTGGAACAGATAAATTCGGGCGAGATTTAATCAGTCGAATTCTGATAGGTACAAGGATTTCTTTTTCAATAGGGTTTATCGCCGTTTTAATTTCATTACTTATTGGTATTCCAATTGGCGGGATTGCAGGCTATTTCGGTGGAAGAGTAGATGCATTTATTATGTGGCTTATCAACATCACTTGGTCTATTCCAACCTTATTACTAGTGATAGCAATTACGCTAACATTAGGAAAAGGCTTTTGGCAAGTTTTCATTGCAGTAGGACTAACCATGTGGGTTGAAGTTGCAAGAATCGTTAGAGGTCAAGTAATTACAACAAAACAACAACAATATATCGAAGCTGCGAAAGCTTTAGGTTATTCACATTCAAGAATAATTTTCAAACATATTTTACCGAATATTTTAGCGCCTATCATTGTTATTTCTGCTGCAAATTTTGCTGCTGCTATTTTAATAGAAAGTGGATTGAGTTTTCTAGGTATTGGTGCTCAACCTCCTACTCCATCTTGGGGAGCAATTATTAAAAATCATTACAACTATATTATACTAGGCAAACCCTTTTTAGCTTTAGCTCCAGGCTTTGCAATTATGAGTTTAGTTATGGCTTTTATGTTACTTGGAAATTCACTAAGAGATGCGTTGGATGTAAAAGCTTAA
- a CDS encoding mechanosensitive ion channel family protein: MESTKLFYNLYTNTFHIDKTTAEYLNVISNLIVIAILGYLIYRLVKLVGSKMIRKIAAKTKTEFDDILIKNKVFLNLSRVVIFMITYAFLEYIFIDFPELLNHGKKIINVCIVISLILLIKSILSSIKDYLRTLTIFKDKPLESYVQIFMVFLWLVGLIVSISILSNRPLARFFTTLGAFSAVLLLIFKDAILGFVASIQISVYDTVRLQDWITMEKYGADGNIIEINLTSVIVQNFDNTITSIPTYSLISDSFKNWRAMNNSGGRRIKRAVSIKMSSIKFVSKEDLEKLKKIELIGSYVRDKSNEIEKFNLDHNINKKILINGRNLTNFGIFRKYIDLYLEQHPKINKELTLMTRQLTPTSKGIPLEIYAFSTNKEWVIYERIIADIFDHICASVSYFDLEIFESPTGNDIAQINSFK, from the coding sequence ATGGAATCAACAAAGTTATTCTATAACCTTTACACGAATACATTTCATATTGACAAAACAACAGCTGAATACTTAAATGTAATCAGCAATTTAATAGTCATAGCAATTTTAGGGTACTTAATTTACCGATTAGTGAAATTAGTCGGAAGTAAAATGATTCGTAAAATCGCCGCTAAAACTAAAACTGAATTTGACGATATTTTAATAAAAAATAAAGTATTTCTTAATCTTTCGAGGGTTGTTATTTTTATGATAACCTATGCGTTTCTAGAATATATATTCATCGACTTTCCAGAACTTTTAAATCATGGAAAAAAGATTATAAATGTATGTATTGTAATTAGTTTGATTTTACTGATAAAAAGTATTCTTTCTAGTATCAAAGATTATTTAAGAACCCTAACAATCTTTAAAGACAAACCTTTAGAAAGTTACGTTCAAATATTTATGGTTTTTTTATGGTTAGTTGGATTGATTGTTAGCATTTCTATTCTTTCTAATAGACCTTTAGCTCGTTTCTTTACAACACTTGGAGCGTTTTCTGCGGTATTACTGTTAATTTTTAAAGATGCTATTCTTGGTTTTGTAGCAAGCATTCAAATTTCAGTTTATGATACCGTGAGACTTCAAGATTGGATAACCATGGAAAAATATGGAGCAGATGGAAATATTATTGAAATAAATTTAACTTCTGTTATTGTTCAGAATTTTGATAATACCATTACGAGTATTCCTACTTATTCATTGATTTCTGATTCATTCAAGAACTGGAGAGCAATGAATAATTCTGGTGGTAGAAGAATTAAACGTGCTGTTTCCATTAAAATGAGCAGCATAAAATTTGTTTCTAAGGAAGATTTAGAAAAACTCAAGAAAATTGAACTCATTGGTTCTTATGTAAGGGATAAATCAAATGAAATTGAAAAGTTTAATCTGGATCATAACATAAATAAGAAAATTCTTATCAACGGAAGAAACCTTACTAATTTTGGAATATTTAGAAAGTATATAGATTTATATTTGGAACAACACCCCAAAATAAATAAAGAATTAACCTTAATGACACGGCAGTTAACACCAACTTCAAAAGGAATTCCTTTAGAGATATATGCGTTTAGCACGAACAAAGAGTGGGTAATTTACGAACGAATTATTGCCGATATTTTTGATCATATTTGTGCATCTGTTTCTTATTTTGATTTAGAAATTTTTGAATCGCCAACGGGAAACGATATAGCGCAAATTAATAGTTTCAAATAA
- a CDS encoding queuosine precursor transporter has protein sequence MTEKNKLLAQNIYLVLAGLFIASLVASNLIFQKFFYWYPFNIEIYGAKLFEVSVGLLPYPITFLITDILSEIYGKRKANQVVITGIFASLFSLGIIYVGKFSPATPWSPVDDKTFNLVFGAAPLAVLASMLAYLFAQFVDIRVYHFWKNYTNGKHLWLRNNFSTFSSQIIDTLTVLVLLCFFEIIAWNKFTGLLISGVMFKVLVALLDTPLLYLSVYWFRKRFNLNEGEEFKNLI, from the coding sequence ATGACCGAGAAAAACAAACTACTTGCCCAAAATATTTATTTAGTACTTGCTGGTTTATTTATTGCTTCGTTGGTGGCTTCCAACTTAATTTTTCAAAAATTTTTTTACTGGTATCCTTTTAATATTGAAATATACGGAGCCAAACTATTTGAAGTATCGGTAGGACTATTACCGTATCCGATTACATTTTTAATCACAGATATTTTATCCGAGATTTATGGAAAAAGGAAAGCTAACCAAGTTGTAATTACTGGGATTTTTGCTTCGTTATTTTCATTAGGAATTATTTATGTCGGTAAGTTTTCTCCAGCCACTCCATGGTCCCCTGTAGACGACAAAACTTTTAATTTAGTTTTTGGAGCAGCACCTCTAGCGGTTTTGGCTTCCATGTTAGCTTATTTATTTGCTCAGTTTGTTGATATACGAGTTTATCATTTCTGGAAAAACTATACGAATGGAAAACATTTGTGGTTGAGGAATAACTTTTCAACTTTTTCTTCTCAAATTATTGATACTTTAACTGTACTAGTTTTACTATGTTTTTTTGAAATTATTGCATGGAATAAATTTACAGGTTTACTAATTAGCGGTGTTATGTTCAAAGTTTTAGTTGCACTTCTGGACACACCTCTTCTATATCTATCTGTATATTGGTTCAGAAAGAGATTTAATTTAAATGAAGGAGAAGAGTTTAAAAACCTGATATAA
- the fabD gene encoding ACP S-malonyltransferase: MKAYIFPGQGAQFTGMGLDLYEKFPLAQELFEQANSILGFSITDVMFEGTAEELKQTKVTQPAIFLHSVILAKVLGEDFKPEMVAGHSLGEFSALVASNALSFEDGLKLVATRAMAMQKACEQQESTMAAVLGLENEVVEEVCNSIGGIVVAANYNCPGQIVISGEVEAVNKACDILKEKGAKRALVLPVGGAFHSPLMEPAREELAKAIEETTFNTPICPVYQNVVAKAVTDPTEIKDNLVAQLTGAVKWTQSVQQMIADGGDEFVEVGPGKVLQGLMRKIDRSVAASGASFE, translated from the coding sequence ATGAAAGCATATATTTTTCCTGGCCAAGGAGCGCAATTCACGGGTATGGGATTGGATTTATATGAAAAATTTCCTTTAGCTCAAGAGTTATTTGAACAAGCGAATTCAATCTTGGGATTTAGCATAACAGACGTAATGTTTGAAGGTACTGCTGAAGAGTTAAAGCAAACAAAAGTTACACAACCTGCAATATTTTTACATTCTGTAATTTTAGCAAAAGTACTAGGTGAAGATTTTAAACCAGAAATGGTAGCTGGTCATTCATTAGGTGAATTTTCTGCATTGGTTGCTAGTAATGCTTTATCGTTTGAAGACGGTTTAAAGTTGGTGGCAACAAGAGCAATGGCGATGCAAAAAGCTTGTGAACAACAGGAATCGACAATGGCAGCAGTATTGGGACTAGAAAACGAAGTAGTTGAAGAAGTTTGTAACTCCATAGGAGGAATAGTTGTTGCAGCAAACTATAATTGTCCTGGACAAATCGTAATTTCAGGAGAAGTAGAGGCTGTAAATAAAGCTTGTGATATTTTAAAAGAGAAAGGAGCGAAAAGAGCCTTAGTTTTACCGGTTGGTGGTGCATTTCACTCACCTTTAATGGAGCCTGCTCGTGAAGAGTTAGCAAAAGCAATTGAGGAAACTACTTTTAATACTCCAATTTGTCCGGTATATCAAAATGTAGTTGCTAAGGCTGTTACAGATCCTACTGAGATTAAAGATAATTTAGTAGCACAATTAACAGGAGCTGTTAAATGGACGCAATCTGTTCAGCAAATGATTGCTGATGGTGGTGATGAGTTTGTAGAAGTTGGTCCTGGTAAAGTATTACAAGGTTTAATGAGAAAAATTGATAGAAGTGTTGCTGCAAGTGGAGCAAGTTTTGAATAA